A window of Microbispora hainanensis genomic DNA:
TCAAGGGGGACGACGGCATGTGGCGTAGCAGCAAGAAGTGGGTGAACGACTACCTCAAGTCGAGGCATCGTAGGTCGTGACGCGTCTGCTGATCAGAAGCGAAAACCACTCCGATAGTGCATCCAGCAACGGTCACTGCGGCCTCGGCGGCACCGGTGTGAGCTGCCCCGTCGGCCTCACCGCTGGCGAGGCCTGACCTGCGCTAACTGACTGATCCTGGTCCTCGATCGCCCGGCAAGCCCGGTGCCGATCGAGGGCCAGAGTCGTTTTCGGCATGGGCCCCGCGTTTTAGCTCGGCGGGACAATCGCCCTGAGCAGCGCACATCCGGCACGCAAGCCGTCTGTCTGTCACAGTTCAGACGATGGCCAGGGGGAGATGCTCTGGGCCGGATCGTCGTCGATCGAGACCTCACGGCGTACACACGCGTAGTCCTGGCAGAGCAGAGAGTCCGGTTCGAGATGCAGGGCCGTGAACGGGGTCTGGGCCATGACGGCTTCGTCCGGTTCGATGGCGAAGCCGGTTCGCACTACTTCGCTGTCCCACTGCTCGCCGGTGATCGTGGTGAAGGCGAGGCTGCTCCCGGTCTGCCGCCAGTCGCCCGAGGCGTGCCACTCGTAACGTAGTTCCAGGACGTTCGCTGCCGGGCAGCACCAGCGAAACCGGCTCACCTCGATCCCGCCGGCCAGGTTGGCCCAGGCGGCCCAACCACGGCCGTCTTGGAGGAAGGCCAGCCAGCAGGTCTCCAGCGCCCCGTAGTCATAGGGCACGCTGTCCCATACGCCGACCAGGTCGCTGTGATCCATGATCTGCAGGATCGCACGAACCGCGGTCAGGCCCCGGCAGGGTGCCGAGCATCGCCAGGACGTGCCGGACGGCTGCCGCGACCTCGACGTGTTCTGCAGGGCCGGCCTGACCTGCGATAACTGGCACGCTGGGCTGGTGTTCCGAACTAGATTGCCGACGTGGGTAGCACAAAGGCCGACGCCGTCACCTTCTCGGACCTGTCGAGGAATCCGGATCATGACCGCCTGGGGGATCTGGTGGCGGGTCTTCGAGAGATCCATGGTCCGGTGACCGAGGAGGAGTTGGCGCCGGCGCGAGCAGAGTGGCCGGGCATGTGAAGCAGCGGAAGCGGCTACGCCTGCGCGAGCACGGCACCTCGTTCTCGGCAACGAAGGTCTTTCACCGGCGGCGACCGGCAGAGCGATGGACGTGCGTGCCGCGCATCTGGACAGCCGGCGTGTTCTCGCGTCCGCTTCGCTGCTGTCTAGGTGAGATGCCGGTCGTGATGGACGCCGAGGTCTGCCGGCCCTTGTAGCGCACCGATGAGGGCGGCGAGGTGCCGGGGAAGCGCGAGCTCGTTGAGGGGCTTCTCGACGTCGTCCTCCGCTTCGTTGTGGAAGTCCATGTCCCAAGTGTGGGCGCAGAGCTGGCGGGACGGACGGCTCTCCATTCCCAGGGGTAAAAATTGTCGCTCGAAGCGAAGTGATACCACCACGGCCGGACTGTCGGCGAAGCCGGAAGCGTACTCCTGAAGGCGGCAGAGTTGCCGAAATTTCCTTCTTCGTCATGGCTCGGTCTCCAGATCGCCAGGTAATCGTGCCTGGCTGTCCATCCTCCCTTTTCGTACGTTTTGGGGTGATGTGCCACATCGATCAAGGCGAGGGATCGTATGGCGACGTACACGGAGAGTGGGGGAGGGTCCGCCGCCACAGTGTGGGCGCGGCTTCGGTCGCGGTTCGCCAGGCAGGCGAAACTCACTGAGGAAACGCTGCGGGCCGTCGAGGAGGCGCGCTCTGCCGCCGCGGCCGCCAGGGAGGCATCGGAGAGGGCGGCGGAAGCAGCCGCGGAAACCCACGCCGCCATCCTGAACTACCTGAACGGTGCCGCGACGGAAACGAAGGGCGAGCCCCGGGGCACTCGCGAAGAAGAGCTCGGAAAGCTGTTCTGTGCCTATTTGGAGAAGGGACGTTGGCGGAACATATGGGTCCCCAAGATGCTGACGGATCTGGAAGATGAGGCCATCGAACTCCACCGGGGTGTTCTCCTGGCCGTCGAAACCATCCGCTCGGCCGATAGGGAAGAGAAAGACGCCATCTCCCCCGGGCAGATGAAAGTGCTCTCGGACTGGGAGAAGCGAGCGCTTGAGCTGGAAGGTGATCAACACCAGTCTGAGTGATGGCGGTCTCGAAGGCCAGGTTGGGTACCTATGGCGTGCGTCGAGTGCTTCGCAGTGGGGTGCGGCGTGAGAAGAGACAGGTCGACGCTGGTCGCCGGGCGAGGGCTTTCCCGGAAGGGCGGCACTGCTTGTTCTCTATAGATTTCTGCACAGTAGTTGCATGACCGTGCTGCACGAAGCTGCCGAGTTGAGCGTCACAGAAGCGGCCCAGCGTGGGGTGGCCCGTCTGGTCGCCGATGCTGAGCGTGGGACGGATCTGGTGGTGACCCGTCGGCGTCAGCCGGTGGCGGCCGTCGTCGGTATTCGTCGCCTGCAAGAGCTGGAGGAGGCCGCCGCCGATCTCAGGGATCTGGCGCTCGTGCTCGCACGCTCGGTGACCGACACCGGAGAGCGCGTTCCGCTCGATGACGTGCTCTCCGCTTTCGGGCACACGCGAGAGTCGCTGGCCGCGTTGCCGGACGACGAGTAGCCCGTGTCCGACGTCGTCTTCACGGCACCGGCGGTCGATGACCTGCGGCGGATCGGCCCTGATGCCGCGACGAAGGTGCTGAAACAGATTCTTCTGCTGCTGGAGAATCCGGAGGCAGGCTACCCGCTGGGCGGGGAGTCGACCGGCTTTCGCAAGCTCGTGGTCGGGCGTAACACATGGCGGGTCGTCTATCGCATCACGGACGACAAGTCGATCGAGATCTGCGCAATATGGGCTGTGGGCGAGAGAGCCGATGGTGAGGTCTACGCCGAGGCCACAGCCAGGGTCCGTGCCGCCGGCACAGGGCGTCCGGAGGTAGTGCTCCCAGGCCAGATCATCGATCGCCTGGGGGCGCCGGCCGAGCATATTCGCGTCGAGCAACCGCCTCCCAGGAAGCCCGTGCCGGATTGGCTCGCGGACCGCCTCATCTACACCGTCGGTATGTCCCGCGAGGACGTCGCCGCTCTCGACTCGCAGCAGGCGGTCGACCTTTGGGCCGAGTTCCGATCCAACCCGCGCTAACCGCGACGAGGCTGGGGTGCGGCGCACGGTCTATGCCGACGACGAGCGCCCGGGCGAGTGCTGGGCAGGGGCACAGCGGGTCAGGGGCGGGGGAGCACGCCCAGGAGGGTGGCGGTCAGGGCGAGCTTCAAGGAGTCCTTCAAATCGAAGTGGAAGCGGGCCAGGTCGGGTTCGGCCTGATAGGCCGCCTGCAGGCTGGGCGGGGGTGTGCTGTACGCCGACAGCGCGCCGGCCAAGACCATGGTCTGCAGGCTGAGCAGGGTCGCGTTCTCGCCCAGCTCCGGCAGGTGCTTGCGGAGCAGGGCGGCCATGGTCGTCAGGCGTTCCAGGGAGGCGCGCTTGTAGCGGGCCACGACCTCGACGGAGACGTTGTGTTCCAGCACACTGCCCTGCGCGCCGAAGAGGTCGCACAGCACCGCCCGGCCGGAGAGTGAGCGGCTGAGGATCTCGGCCACAGCTTCCGCCCGCTCGGCCATGGGCTGGTTCGCGTCGACGTCGGCGGCCAGCTCGGTCGCCAGGTCGGCCAGCCACTCCTGCAGAAAGCGGTCGAGCAGTTCCAGCAGCACCGCCTCGCGCGACTCGAAGTAGCGCAGCACGTTCGGCTTGGCCAGGCCGACCCGACGGCTGAGCTCGTTCAGGGTGACCGCGGCCACGGGCATCTCGTCGAGCATCGCCGACGCGGTGTCGAGGATCGCCCGCCGGCGGATCTCCCGCTGCTCTTCGGTTCGCGCCCGCTGGAATCCCACGCCCGCCAGTCTAATTTAAGTACCCCTGGTACGTTGACAACGTACCGAGGGTACCTTAGCGTCATGCACAAGATACCTTCGGTACGTTACCTAGGGAGCCTCGCATGGGCGAGAAGTGGACGACAGCCAACATCCCCGACCAGCGCGGACGGGTGGCCGTGGTGACCGGGGCCAACACCGGGCTGGGGTTCGAGACGGCCAAGGCGCTCGCCGAGCGCGGGGCGGCCGTGGTGCTCGCCGTACGCGACGTCGGGAAGGGTGAGCGGGCCGCGGCCCGCATGACCGGCGACGTGAGCGTGCAGGCGCTCGACCTGACCTCGCTCGACTCCGTCCGCGCCGCGGCGGCGGCGCTGCGGTCGCGGTTCGACCGGCTCGACCTGCTGATCAACAACGCCGGCGTGATGTACACCCCGAAGCAGACCACCCGGGACGGCTTCGAGATGCAGTTCGGCACCAACCACCTCGGCCACTTCGCGCTCACCGGGCTGCTGCTGGACCTGATGCTGCCGGTGCCCGGTTCGCGCGTGGTCACGGTCAGCAGCATCGGCCACCGCGTGCGGGCCGCGATCCACTTCGACGACCTGCAGTGGGAGCGGTCGTACGGCCGGGTCGCCGCCTATGGCCAGTCGAAGCTGGCCAACCTGATGTTCACGTACGAGCTGCAGCGCCGGCTCGCCGCGCACGGCACCACCATCGCGGTGGCCGCGCACCCCGGCGTGTCCAGCACCGAGCTCGCCCGCAACACCCCCGCGGCCTTCCGGCTTCCGATCACCTGGCTCGCGCCGCTGATCACCCAGACGCCGGCCATGGGCGCGCTGCCGACCCTGCGTGCCGCCACCGACCCGGCGGTGCTCGGCGGCCAGTATTACGGTCCCGGCGGGCGCATGGAGATCATGGGCCACCCCCGGCTGGTCACCTCCAGCCCGGAGTCGTACGAGATGGCCGTGCAGCGGCGGCTGTGGGCCGTCTCCGAAGACCTCACCGGGGTGAGATTTCCCGTCGCCGAGCCCGAGCACGTCATCACGATGTAGTCCGCGCTCCCCGTTTCGTCAGTCGACCAGGCCGGCGCGGTAGGCGGCGATGGCCACCTGTACGCGGTTGGTGACGGCGAGCTTGTCGAACAGGTGAGAGATGTGGCTTTGACCTCGCTCATGTGCAGGCGGGTGGCGATCTCGGTATTGGAGTGGCCGAGTCCGACCTCGGCGAGCACCTTGACGCGTGACCACCGGAAACGGCCAGGGGCGCCTATCGCCTCGTCCAGGAGGGACCAACGCGCACAAACACGCCCCCCGGGGCTCTCTCGCTCACCGTCGTCGCGACCGCGATCACCGTGCAGGGCTGGCGGCACGCGGGCCTGCTGGTCCGGGGGGCACAGGGCGTCGTGCTGTCGGGACTGCTCGCCCTCGTCTGGTTCTGCGGGCACTGGAACCTGCTCGGCCGGCACCTGTGATCCTCCCTGTGTCAACCTCCCGCCGTGTTCGGGGTGAGGAGGGCTGCTGCAGCGCCGTGTTTGGCGGGGTCGTAGGCGATGCCGTCGTTCCAGCATCGCCAGATCACCCGGATCCAGGCGCGGGCCAGGATGCGGACGGCGTGCGGGTGGTCTTTGCCTTCGGCGCGGGCGCGTTCGTAGATGGAGGCGGCCCAGGGGCTGGCGCGGCGGCTGTTGTCGGCGAAGGTCGTGATGGCGCGGCGCAAGCGCTTGTTGCAGGCCCATCGGAAGTGCACGGCGCGGTGCTTGCCGGACTGTTTGGTGACCGGTGTGCAGCCGGCCAGGGCCGCGACGGAGTCGGGTCCGGCGTAGGCTGCTCGGCAGTCGCCCCACTCGGCGAGCATCTGGGCGGCGTTGATCTGACCCGACCTTGGCAGCGACGTGAAGATCGCTCCGTCCGGATGCTCCCCGAGGTGGGCGGCGATCGAGCGATCCAGATCCTTGATCGCCCCAATCAGGGCTTTGAGCACGCCGACCAGGGCGATGACCGCGTCCCGCAACGCTTCGGTGAGCGCCTCGGCCGCGATCCCGGCCGGGGCGTGACGCAGCCGGGCCAGCAGCTCGGCGGGAGAGCGGCGGCCGCTGTAGCCGTGCTTGACCAAGAACGCGGCCATGCGCTTTTCGCCCAGGTGCGCGGCCGAGGCGGGGGTCGGGTAACGGGTGAGGAAGTCCAGCGCGATCGGCGAGGCCAGGTCGGCGAAGACGGCCTTGGCGCCCGGCCAGGAGGCATCCAGCAGCGCGGCGAGCTGGTTAGTGGCCGCCACCCGGGCCTCAACCAGGTCATCGCGCGTGCGCACCAGGGTGCGTACCGCCTTTGTCTGGTCGCTGAAGGGGGCGGCGACCTGGAGCTTGTGAAGGCGCAGGCGCAGGTATTCGGCGATCACCGCGGCGTCGCCGGCATCGGACTTGGCGCCCGACAGCACCTCACCGTCGCGCCAGGTCTTGATCGCGTTCGGTTTGACCGGGACGACGGGGTATCCGGCCTCCAGCAGCAGGTCGACCAGCCTGCCGTTGGGACGTTCGATCGCGATCGGGACAGCGGCCGGATCACCGAGCTTGGCCAGCCGGCCGATCAGCGAGGCGATGCCATTGGTGCTGTGCGCGATGACGAATTCAGCGGTGATCTTCCCGCTGTCGTCCATCACGCACACCGCGTGACTTTCCATGGCCCAGTCGATCCCGACGAACCACCGCGCCGGGGGCAGCGCAAGCGACACCTGAACTCCTTTGCCTGGCAGCGACGACCCGGCGAGGAGGCTGGCTACCGGGCGATCACTAACCGGCGCTCTGCGGCGCTACTCCCTGTTGCCGGTCTACAGCCTCGGGGAAGCCGGGGGCGGCGGCATCACAGTGGCCCTTCACGGGCGATCAACACAGGCCGTCACCCCGGCTCCCGCCGAGTCCCCTTCACGAGCAGCTTGCCACTGCCCGCAAGAAAGAGGGTGCCCTAGTGATCCAGGACGAGACGGGGTCAGGGGTGTTCGTGCCGCTTGAGGCCGAGCGTGGCGATGAGGTCTTCGTGGAGCTCGAACCAGACACGATGGCAGGAGTCCACGTCGGTCTGGTCGACCCAGGCCCCGTCCCCGGCTCGGGCGAGCGTCAGGGCCGCGGTGAACCGGGTGTCATATCCGCGGAACCGTGTGAGGACGCGCCCGAGCCGGTCGACGAGCGGTGTCAGCGCCCGGTCGACGCAGGCGAGCTCGTGAAGCACTCCGGCGTCCCAGGCCGGATCGGAGTGGTCGTTGACGGCGAGCCGATCGCCGGCGGTGGGCCGCAGTTGCCAGTCGGTGCAGGCCTGCAGCAGCAGAGCGTTGAGCGGCAGGAACGTGCGGTAGACGTCTCGGACCTCCTCGGTGCCGCCGACCCGGGTGAGCTCGGCCGCGAGTTGCCGCTCGTTTTCGGCCCGGCCCGCTTCGGTCAGCGACCAGCCTCCGGTGCCCGCGAAGGCGGTGTGCTCGACCCAGCCACGTGCCTCGGCGTCGTGCAGCACCTCCGTCGTCGTGGCCGCGTCGAGTCCGTACCGGCGGGCGATCACCGGGGTGTCCGCGAACCCGGTGACGCGTACGGCGTGCAGGACCAGGAGTTCGGGCGGGGAGTCGCGCGTCACGAGCCGGAGTCCTGTCGTGCGGTGAGGCGGGTGTAGTGCTGCTGGCACGCCTGAGGGGAGTTGAACCCCATCACCTGCGCCATCTGCGCCCAGGTCAGACCGGCACCACGGGCGATGAACAGCAGGGCGGACTCGAGTGCTTCGACCTCGGCGCGTGCGGCCGGCAGGAGGGCGAGCGCGCTCAGGATGTCGTCCGGTGCCAGGTCGGCGTTGCGCCAGACGGCGAACTGCACCAGGTCGACCGCCGACGGCGGGACGGGTGCGGGGCGCCACGGGCGGGCGTCGAGCTCGTCCGCGCCCAGGCTTAGCAGGCGTTCCCGCGCGTCCCGCTCACGCTGAGCCTGGACGTTGTCGGCATGCGCGCCGATGTCGTCCTTGCGATGCATGCGGCACATCCTGCACAATCAACAGATTGTTGTCAACAATCCGTTGAAGGGTGGCGCCGTGCTCGTACCTCTCCGGAGGAGTGTCACCGGCACCTGCGGGAGCAAGGCCGGCGCGCTCGGCGCGTTGCTCCGCGCGGGTCTGCCGGTGCCCGACGGCTTCGTCGTTCCGTTCGCCGCCTATCTCGACGCGGTCCGCGATCTGGACCTTGGACGGTTGACCGGCGAACCGGACGACGCGGCACGGCGGGTGATCGAGGCAGGGCCGGCGCCCTTGATCGACGCACTGGCACGCGCACTCGGCCGGCTCGGCGATCCGCCCGTGGCGGTGAGATCGTCGGCGGCGAAGGAGGACACCGCTCAGGCGTCGGCGGCGGGTCAGCACGACAGCTTCCTGGCCGTGCACGGTGCCGACGAGGTCGCCAGGGCCGTACGCGCCTGCTGGGCCTCGCTGTTCTCCCCACGGGCCATCGCCTATCGGGCCGCCTCGGGCCATGAGCCTTCCGGTGATCTCCTGATGGCCGTCATCGTCCAACGCCACGTGGACGCCGAGATATCCGGGGTCATGTTCACACCGGCGCACCCGGGCGAGGCGACCCGGATCGAGGCGTCGTGGGGGCTCGGCCCCAGCATCGTCGAGGGCAGGGTCACCCCTGACGCCTACCGCGTCGCCGGGGACGGGTCGGTCACCCGCACCGTCGCGGACAAGCGGCAGCGCCTCGAC
This region includes:
- a CDS encoding type II toxin-antitoxin system prevent-host-death family antitoxin, producing the protein MTVLHEAAELSVTEAAQRGVARLVADAERGTDLVVTRRRQPVAAVVGIRRLQELEEAAADLRDLALVLARSVTDTGERVPLDDVLSAFGHTRESLAALPDDE
- a CDS encoding type II toxin-antitoxin system RelE family toxin yields the protein MSDVVFTAPAVDDLRRIGPDAATKVLKQILLLLENPEAGYPLGGESTGFRKLVVGRNTWRVVYRITDDKSIEICAIWAVGERADGEVYAEATARVRAAGTGRPEVVLPGQIIDRLGAPAEHIRVEQPPPRKPVPDWLADRLIYTVGMSREDVAALDSQQAVDLWAEFRSNPR
- a CDS encoding TetR/AcrR family transcriptional regulator — translated: MGFQRARTEEQREIRRRAILDTASAMLDEMPVAAVTLNELSRRVGLAKPNVLRYFESREAVLLELLDRFLQEWLADLATELAADVDANQPMAERAEAVAEILSRSLSGRAVLCDLFGAQGSVLEHNVSVEVVARYKRASLERLTTMAALLRKHLPELGENATLLSLQTMVLAGALSAYSTPPPSLQAAYQAEPDLARFHFDLKDSLKLALTATLLGVLPRP
- a CDS encoding SDR family NAD(P)-dependent oxidoreductase, which gives rise to MGEKWTTANIPDQRGRVAVVTGANTGLGFETAKALAERGAAVVLAVRDVGKGERAAARMTGDVSVQALDLTSLDSVRAAAAALRSRFDRLDLLINNAGVMYTPKQTTRDGFEMQFGTNHLGHFALTGLLLDLMLPVPGSRVVTVSSIGHRVRAAIHFDDLQWERSYGRVAAYGQSKLANLMFTYELQRRLAAHGTTIAVAAHPGVSSTELARNTPAAFRLPITWLAPLITQTPAMGALPTLRAATDPAVLGGQYYGPGGRMEIMGHPRLVTSSPESYEMAVQRRLWAVSEDLTGVRFPVAEPEHVITM
- a CDS encoding IS110 family transposase, with amino-acid sequence MSLALPPARWFVGIDWAMESHAVCVMDDSGKITAEFVIAHSTNGIASLIGRLAKLGDPAAVPIAIERPNGRLVDLLLEAGYPVVPVKPNAIKTWRDGEVLSGAKSDAGDAAVIAEYLRLRLHKLQVAAPFSDQTKAVRTLVRTRDDLVEARVAATNQLAALLDASWPGAKAVFADLASPIALDFLTRYPTPASAAHLGEKRMAAFLVKHGYSGRRSPAELLARLRHAPAGIAAEALTEALRDAVIALVGVLKALIGAIKDLDRSIAAHLGEHPDGAIFTSLPRSGQINAAQMLAEWGDCRAAYAGPDSVAALAGCTPVTKQSGKHRAVHFRWACNKRLRRAITTFADNSRRASPWAASIYERARAEGKDHPHAVRILARAWIRVIWRCWNDGIAYDPAKHGAAAALLTPNTAGG
- a CDS encoding transcriptional regulator, with the translated sequence MTRDSPPELLVLHAVRVTGFADTPVIARRYGLDAATTTEVLHDAEARGWVEHTAFAGTGGWSLTEAGRAENERQLAAELTRVGGTEEVRDVYRTFLPLNALLLQACTDWQLRPTAGDRLAVNDHSDPAWDAGVLHELACVDRALTPLVDRLGRVLTRFRGYDTRFTAALTLARAGDGAWVDQTDVDSCHRVWFELHEDLIATLGLKRHEHP
- a CDS encoding DNA-binding protein, whose product is MHRKDDIGAHADNVQAQRERDARERLLSLGADELDARPWRPAPVPPSAVDLVQFAVWRNADLAPDDILSALALLPAARAEVEALESALLFIARGAGLTWAQMAQVMGFNSPQACQQHYTRLTARQDSGS
- a CDS encoding PEP/pyruvate-binding domain-containing protein, with amino-acid sequence MLVPLRRSVTGTCGSKAGALGALLRAGLPVPDGFVVPFAAYLDAVRDLDLGRLTGEPDDAARRVIEAGPAPLIDALARALGRLGDPPVAVRSSAAKEDTAQASAAGQHDSFLAVHGADEVARAVRACWASLFSPRAIAYRAASGHEPSGDLLMAVIVQRHVDAEISGVMFTPAHPGEATRIEASWGLGPSIVEGRVTPDAYRVAGDGSVTRTVADKRQRLDRRLDRRLDRRGTRLVVRDVPAAARTRPVIDDTTARRLAELGKRVSDALGGPQDVEWAIEDGRTWILQARPITAAPPPPILPYGAPGEATLTGVPGSHGTVTGAARIVRGYGDFARVRPGDILVCPFTDPAWTPLLRIAGGVVTETGGVLSHAAIVAREHGIPAVLGVPDATSRLRDDTVITVDGTTGTVTTADA